Below is a window of Myxococcales bacterium DNA.
ATGTCGTCGCGCACTTCCCCGCAGTTTTGTCCTTCGCGCAGCATCTCGGCAAAGGGCTGATGGACTCTGAGCAGATAGGGGGGCTCGGCGCCGTCGGTTTCACTGCGCACCATGGTGAGTACGACGTCTCGGGCAATTTCGTGGGCTTCCCCGATGTCTGCGCCAGCAGCGCGTGCAAAGCCCAACAGACGCGAACGGGTATCCGTTTTGCGCTCGAGTTCTTGATCGAGCAGGCCTTGAAGGTGGATCACCACCATGTTGGTCATCTCGAACAGGACTGCCCGCTTGTTCTGGAAGTGATTGAAAAACGTGGCCGGGGCGATATCGGCGGCCTCCGAAATCTGTTCGACGGTGGTGGCCTGGAACCCCCGGTCCCGGAACATCTTGGTCGCAACATCAAAAATGTGCTGGCGTAGCGCCTGTTTGCGGCGTTCCCTGCGGCCGGGAGATGGGGCCGAATCAGGCTCTGGCCCCGTAGCGGTCGCGGCCTGCGGCTGAGGTGGACGTTCTGAGCGTTTATCTGGAGAAGTCATCATGCTTGGAGTCCGAGCTAAACTTAGATAGAACTCCAAGATACGTCAAGTACTAGAAGGCGCAATTCTTCGGACTGCTAGGATGCTCCCGAGATCGCGGCTTCCACGCTCAACCATGTACGGAGACCCCCCCGATGCGCTTCTCGACATCTTCCGCCCGTTCGCTCGTAGCCGCGCTGACCCTGTTCAGCACTGCGAGTTGCGTCTCTCCCCCACCCCCCACTGAGCCCATCGAGGCGACAATCGTCGAACCCGGCGAGAACACGGCCCTTCGCGTCGACCAGGCCGTGATCCTGCTCGATGCATCCGGTTCAATGGAAGCTTCCTCTCGCTTCCTCTCTACCCAAAACCTCGCTTCATCGTTCGTCGCGGGGATGCCCGAGGGCGGCTACGCCACGGCGGTCGTCACCTTTGGCGGCGACGCCAGCGAGATCTTCGGCTTTGCCCCATTCGACCGCGACGATTTGGAAAACGCGGTGATCGACGGCGAACTGCTCGGCAAGAGCACCGACATTCCCGCGGTGCTGAAAGAAGTACAAGGCTTGTTGAGGGGGCGGACGGGCACCACTGCGATCGTGCTCTTTTCCGATGGCAAAGCGGCCCGCCACGGTCGCGATCTGGGCCTCGAGCACACGCTTGCAGCCGCGTTTCAATTGGTCGCTGAAAATCAGGGGGAAGTCTGCTTCTTCACGATCCAGTCGGGTGACGACCCGGCGGGCACGCGACTGATGCAGAGCCTTGCCGCCGTCACGGGATGTGGCCGCTATCGACACGCCGACTCGCTGACCAGCACAGCGTCCCTTCACGAACTCGAGCAGTACGTATTCTTCGCAGCGCTGCTCCCCGCCGTCAGCGCGCCGCCGCCAGCCATTGTCGTCGTCCAAAAGGTCGACCGTGACGGGGATGGCGTAGAAGACGGAACGGATCAGTGTCTCGACACCCCGCACTTCGCACACGTGAACGACTTCGGCTGCTGGGTGCTCGACAGCTACACCTTCGACACCCGGCAGTTCCGCATTCTCGATTCGCAGTACGAAGCACTCGACGAAGTCGCAGAAGTACTCAAGATGAACCCCGAGTTGCGCATCCGCATCGACGGTCACACGGATTCCATGGGGACTGCGCAGTTCAATCAAACCCTTTCGGAGCAGCGGGCCGATGCGGTGCGGCACTACCTCGAGGCCACCGGTATCGACGCCGCCCGTCTGATGACCCGGGGTTTCGGCATGAGTTCACCGCTTGCGAGCAACAACACCCAAGAAGGCATGGCGACAAACCGCCGTTGTCAGCTGACGGTTTTGAAGTAGGGCCCCTCCGCGCTAGAGTCCGACTACTCCGCGCGCCCCGTTGCAATTCGTTAGGCCCAACCTCGTGACCAGATCCCATCCCGAAGAAAGTCTCGGCGCAAACCCCGGCGACGCCGCGCTCAATCCTGCCGACTCCGTCGCCATGGGCGTGCCGGCCAATCGCGTTCGACCCGTCGATGACAAAACAAGAAGTGGCGGCACGTTCCGAGCGCTGTCCCATCCCTCGTTTCGGCTGCTCTTCATGGCCTTCATCATCAACCAGACCGGGTTCTGGCTTTCCCATCTTTCGCTTCAAAAACAGATGACCCTGCTCAGCAACAACGACACGCGCATGGTGGGTCTGCTCTTCTTCTTTCTTTTTCTGCCGGCATTTCTCTTCGCCCCGCTAGCGGGGGTCGTGGCGGATCAATTCGACCGCAAGACGATCGTCCTCTGCTGCTACGGCCTGATCGCCAGCTGCTGTGCCACGCTCACCTGGTTGACCGCAATGGACGAGATGACGCCCTACCGCATGATCGCAGTCGCGGCTTTCATGGGTCTGTCCTTCGCGTTCTCCGGCCCGGCAAGCTTTGCGATCGCGGCGAATACGGTACCCGCTGAGGATCTCCCGAGTGCCGTGTCCCTGCAATCGGCCGCGAACAACCTGACCCGGGTCATGGGCCCCTTCATCGCGATACCGATCGTGGCCTCAGGCCGCTATGACATCTCGTTTGCGAGTTACCTGGTCGCGGCCCTGGTCGCCGCGTTCCTGACCATGCAGATGAAGATCGATCGCTTTGTCCCCGGAAATGACGAGAGCGGCATCTGGAATCGCATGCACAACGGCATCGTCCACGCTCAGGAACGTCACCCCGCCGTACCCGCTCTCAGCCTGGTTGCGATGCTGTCGTTCTTCGGGGTTTCGCATACGGTGCTGCTGAGCGCCTACGCGACAGACGTTTTGAAGGATGGACAGTATTTTACCTGGCTCGTGTGCGCGACCGGGATCGGAGCCGTGGCCGGAGCGCTGCGATCTGGACGTGAACAGAACCCGGGAATATTCTCGGCATCTCGCAAACTCATCGTCTACGGCGCAACACTCGCAGTATTTGGCGCGACGGAAAACCTCACAGTTGCTTTGATCGCACAAATAGTGATCGGATACTGCTACTTCGCCGTGATGACCAGCCTCCAAACGTTGATCCAACAAATTGTAGATGATTCGAAACGCGGCCGAGTCATGAGCCTGTTTCAGGTCTGCTGGGCCGGCTTGGTGCCCTTCGGAAGTCTTGCGATGGGATACCTCGCGGTGCCGCTCGGTGTCTCGACGACGCTCATACTCACGTCCGTGATCTGCGCCGGTTACGGAGCGTTCATGTGTCTTATGTCTCGCAACTGGAAGAAGCGCGGGCAAGTTTACGGTTGAGAATTTTCCGATCTCCCGATTCCACAAAAATGGGGGCTTGGCCCGATTGAGGCGCCGATCCCCGTACCCGATACCTCGACTCGACACGGCAGTATGAACGCAGGTCCATGGGCGATCCGTCCCCTTGCGAATCGATGCGTTGCGCGCCTGCGCGGGAGCGAAGATGGCTGAGGTCGAGTGGAAGATCGAGAAGTCGCGTTCTGGCGCCAACACGCTCAGCGTCGCCCGACGCCACGCCCACAGCGCTTACAATCCCCTGGCCGAAGCCCAACAAGTCGCAAGCCAGGTTCTGGCTGCCATGGCGAATGGAGGTCACGACTCACTCATTTCGATCGGATCGGGCCTCGGCTACATCACGCGCGCGATCTCCGAGCAGTGGACGGAGTCCATCCTGCACTGGGAACCGTTCCCGCAGCTGTGCGAGGAGATCGCCAACAAGGGATTTCCTGGCAATCTCGGGTCAACCCGCGAAGTCCTGACCGCAGCGGCGAACCGGGGCACCGGCAAGCGAAAGAAGAGTCCCCATCATCGCGTGAGCGTCAGCACGACGAAGGAATTCGAACTCGCGCTGGACGCACTCGCGGGTTCTGGCCGCAATCCTTATCTCTGGATTCATCCGGGCTACGAACATGTATGCCGTTTTGAAGCGCGCTACGCGCTCCGGGCGTTGCGCCAAAGACTGGTCGGCCAGGCGAAGCTAACGCCCCGTGCCGCGATTGTGAGTCAACGCAGTATCGAAGCCGCAAGTCAACTGCCCTTCACTCCCGTGACCGACGACCTGGCGGACTGCCTCGACGGACAGACTGCAATCATCATCTCTGCGGGTCCATCCATTCATCTGGCCAATCGCGGATTCACAAATCACTCAGGCGGCGTTCGGTTTGCCGGAGTTCGCGTTCTGCATGAGCTTCTAGCCACATCGTCTCATGTTCACTTTGCGGTGTGCTCTGATCTGCGTAACCTGTTCGAAATATTTGGCATCCCAAACGACATCCCTTTCGACCTTCTGCT
It encodes the following:
- a CDS encoding TetR/AcrR family transcriptional regulator; amino-acid sequence: MFRDRGFQATTVEQISEAADIAPATFFNHFQNKRAVLFEMTNMVVIHLQGLLDQELERKTDTRSRLLGFARAAGADIGEAHEIARDVVLTMVRSETDGAEPPYLLRVHQPFAEMLREGQNCGEVRDDMSADFLAEMVVGMLNATVTAWLSDPGYPVEKQIVQAAEFGWEAIRAPDHSVSEPRRTKKKQKSPKRQKS
- a CDS encoding OmpA family protein, translating into MRFSTSSARSLVAALTLFSTASCVSPPPPTEPIEATIVEPGENTALRVDQAVILLDASGSMEASSRFLSTQNLASSFVAGMPEGGYATAVVTFGGDASEIFGFAPFDRDDLENAVIDGELLGKSTDIPAVLKEVQGLLRGRTGTTAIVLFSDGKAARHGRDLGLEHTLAAAFQLVAENQGEVCFFTIQSGDDPAGTRLMQSLAAVTGCGRYRHADSLTSTASLHELEQYVFFAALLPAVSAPPPAIVVVQKVDRDGDGVEDGTDQCLDTPHFAHVNDFGCWVLDSYTFDTRQFRILDSQYEALDEVAEVLKMNPELRIRIDGHTDSMGTAQFNQTLSEQRADAVRHYLEATGIDAARLMTRGFGMSSPLASNNTQEGMATNRRCQLTVLK
- a CDS encoding MFS transporter → MTRSHPEESLGANPGDAALNPADSVAMGVPANRVRPVDDKTRSGGTFRALSHPSFRLLFMAFIINQTGFWLSHLSLQKQMTLLSNNDTRMVGLLFFFLFLPAFLFAPLAGVVADQFDRKTIVLCCYGLIASCCATLTWLTAMDEMTPYRMIAVAAFMGLSFAFSGPASFAIAANTVPAEDLPSAVSLQSAANNLTRVMGPFIAIPIVASGRYDISFASYLVAALVAAFLTMQMKIDRFVPGNDESGIWNRMHNGIVHAQERHPAVPALSLVAMLSFFGVSHTVLLSAYATDVLKDGQYFTWLVCATGIGAVAGALRSGREQNPGIFSASRKLIVYGATLAVFGATENLTVALIAQIVIGYCYFAVMTSLQTLIQQIVDDSKRGRVMSLFQVCWAGLVPFGSLAMGYLAVPLGVSTTLILTSVICAGYGAFMCLMSRNWKKRGQVYG
- a CDS encoding DUF115 domain-containing protein, translated to MAEVEWKIEKSRSGANTLSVARRHAHSAYNPLAEAQQVASQVLAAMANGGHDSLISIGSGLGYITRAISEQWTESILHWEPFPQLCEEIANKGFPGNLGSTREVLTAAANRGTGKRKKSPHHRVSVSTTKEFELALDALAGSGRNPYLWIHPGYEHVCRFEARYALRALRQRLVGQAKLTPRAAIVSQRSIEAASQLPFTPVTDDLADCLDGQTAIIISAGPSIHLANRGFTNHSGGVRFAGVRVLHELLATSSHVHFAVCSDLRNLFEIFGIPNDIPFDLLLADTSSEPKMLRDHRDRSCLFHGRTQHAHQLPWQASGLEILDEPIVSVSETSMLLAHRMGARRFILVGVDLDCDASRYAERFFVKNLAGETVTTNSHYFHSARYLGDYCSRLRDEGCEIFRLSDGLPIAGCQAIGVDEFETLIAALPSFTTPILPRTVHPGRLRATRRHYEWLTKNTGTSVRPVGGIEHSDPGWQPLDRAASLRLARRALRDLDGIAPERQAGSGLDSQLL